A segment of the Curtobacterium sp. MCSS17_007 genome:
GCCGCGCCACGATCGTGACCGTGTCGTGCTCGACCGACAGGAAGCCGTCCTCGGCGTCCGCGGTCACCGTCGAGCCGTCGGCCCGGGTGATGCGGACCTGCCCCTGCGCGAGGGTGGCGAGCAGCGGCTCGTGCCCCGCGAGGATGCCGATCTGGCCCTCCGTCGTCCGTGCGACGACCATGGTGGCGTCGCCCGTCCAGACCTCGCGGTCCGCCGAGACGACGCTCACGGTGAGTGCCGCCATGTCAGCGGTTCTCCTTCTGGATCTGCGCCCACTTCTCTTCGACGTCGTTGATGCCACCGACGTTGAAGAAGGCCTGCGTGGCCACGTGGTCGAACTCGCCGTCGGCGATCGCGCGGAAGGACTCGATCGTGTCCTTGAGCGGGACCGTCGAACCCTCGACACCCGTGAACTTCTTGGCCATGTACGTGTTCTGCGAGAGGAACTGCTGGATACGACGAGCGCGCTCGACCGTGATCTTGTCCTCCTCGGAGAGCTCGTCGACACCGAGGATCGCGATGATCTCCTGCAGCTCCTTGTTCTTCTGCAGGATCTGCTTGACGCGCGTCGCGGTCTCGTAGTGGTCGGCACCCAGGTACCGGGGGTCCATGATCCGCGACGTGGAGGTCAGCGGGTCGATGGCCGGGTACAGACCCTGCGACGCGATCTCGCGCGAGAGCTCGGTCGTGGCGTCGAGGTGCGCGAACGTGGTCGCCGGGGCCGGGTCGGTGTAGTCGTCAGCCGGCACGTAGATCGCCTGCAGCGAGGTGATCGAGTGGCCACGCGTCGAGGTGATGCGCTCCTGCAGCACACCCATCTCGTCGGCGAGGTTCGGCTGGTAGCCCACCGCGGAGGGCATGCGGCCGAGCAGCGTCGAGACCTCGGAACCGGCCTGCGTGAAGCGGAAGATGTTGTCGATGAAGAGGAGCACGTCCTGCTTCTGGACGTCGCGGAAGTACTCCGCCATCGTCAGCGCCGACAGGGCCACGCGCAGACGCGTTCCCGGCGGCTCGTCCATCTGGCCGAACACGAGGGCGGTCTTGTCGAAGACACCCGCCTCTTCCATCTCACCGATGAGGTCGTTGCCCTCACGGGTGCGCTCGCCGACACCGGCGAACACCGAGACACCACCGTGGTCCTGCGCGACGCGCTGGATCATCTCCTGGATGAGGACGGTCTTGCCGACGCCCGCACCACCGAAGAGGCCGATCTTGCCACCCTGCACGTACGGCGTGAGGAGGTCGATCGACTTGATGCCGGTCTCGAACATGGTGGTCTTCGACTCGAGCTGGTCGAAGGCCGGGGCCTTGCGGTGGATCGGCCAGCGCTCGGTGATCTCGAGCTTCTCGTCGGTGTTCAGCACGTTGCCGAGCACGTCGAAGACCTTGCCCTTGGTGACGTCGCCGACGGGGACCGAGATCGGGGCGCCCGAGTCACGGACCTCCTGACCGCGGACGAGACCGTCGGTCGGCTTCAGCGAGATGGCGCGGACCAGGTCGTCGCCCAGGTGCTGCGCGACCTCGAGGCCGATCTCCTGCGACTGGTCACCGATGGAGACCGTCGTGTGCAGGAGGTTGTAGATGTCGGGGATGGCGTCGTGCGGGAACTCGATGTCGACGACGGGACCCGTGACACGGGCGATCCGTCCGACACCGGGCGCCGACGACGTCTCGACCGCGGTGGTGGCGGTGTCGGTCATGGCGTGTGCCTTCCTGAGGGGTGGTATCTGTCCGCGAACGTTCGCGGACTACTTCTTCTTCGACGAGAGGGCGTCGGCGCCGCCGACGATCTCGGAGATCTGCTGGGTGATCTCGGCCTGACGCGCGTTGTTCGCGAGCCGGGTGAACTCGTTGATGAGCGAGTCGGCGTTGTCGCTCGCAGACTTCATGGCCTTCTGACGGGCGGCGTGCTCGGAAGCGGCCGACTGCAGCATGGCGTTGAAGATGCGGCTCTCGATGTACACCGGGAGCAGCGCGTCGAGGACGGCGTCGGCGTCGGGCTCGAACTCGTAGAGCGGCAGGGGCTCGCCGTCCGACGGCTCCTCCACACCCTCGACGACCTCGAGCGGGAGCAGGCGCACGACCTGCGGCTCCTGCGTCGCCAGGCTGATGAACCGGTTGAAGACGATGTGGATCTCGTCCACGCCGCCCTCCGCCGTGTCCTGGAGGAACTTCGACACGACCGCGTCGCCGATCTCCTTGGCCGTCGAGAACTCCGGCTGGTCGGTCCCACCGATCCACTGCCGCTCGGACGGACGCTCGCGGAACGCGAAGTACCCGACCGACTTGCGGCCGACGAGGTAGAAGACGACGTCCTTGCCCTCACTGCGGAGCAGCGAGGCGAGCTCCTCGCCCTGCTTGAGGACGTTGGTGCTGAACGCACCGTTGAGACCGCGGTCGGACGTGAACAGGACGACCGCCGCACGGGTCGACGTCTCCGGCTCCGTGGTCAGCACGTGGTCGACGTTCGAGAACGTGGCCACGGCCGACACGGCCCGCGTCACGGCCCGCGAGTACGGGCCGGACGCGGCCATGCGGGCCTGCGCCTTCTGGATCCGCGACGCCGAGATCAGCTCCATCGCGCGGGTGACCTTCTTCGTGGTCTTCGCCGACTTGATGCGCTGTCGGTAGACCCGGACCTGGGCTGCCATCTAGCGACGACCCTTGACGATCTGCTCCTGGTCGACGTCCTCGGCGTCCGCCGCGTCGAACTGCTCCGAGCCGAGCGTCTTGCCGTCGCTCGTCTGGAAGCCCTTCTTGAAGGCGTCGATCTCGCGGTCCATCGCGGCGACGGTGTCGTCGCTGAGCTGGTTGGTCTCGCGGAGGGTGGTCAGGACGTCGGAGTTGCGACGCAGGTGCTCGAGCAGCTCGGCCTCGAAGCGGAGCACGTCGGAGACGGGCACCTCGTCGAGCTTGCCGTTCGTGCCGGCCCAGATCGAGACGACCTGCTCCTCGACCGGGTACGGCGAGTACTGCGGCTGCTTGAGGAGCTCGGTCAGGCGGGCACCACGGTCGAGCTGGCGACGCGACGCCTGGTCGAGGTCGGACGCGAACATCGCGAACGCCTCGAGCGAGCGGTACTGCGCGAGCTCGAGCTTGAGCGTGCCGGAGACCTTCTTGATCGACTTCACCTGAGCGTCACCACCCACGCGGGACACGGAGATGCCCACGTCGACGGCCGGACGCTGGTTCGCGTTGAACAGGTCCGACTGCAGGAAGATCTGGCCGTCGGTGATGGAGATCACGTTGGTCGGGATGTAGGCCGAGACGTCGTTCGCCTTGGTCTCGATGATCGGAAGACCCGTCATCGAACCGGCGCCGAGGTCGTCGGACAGCTTCGCGCAACGCTCCAGCAGGCGGGAGTGCAGGTAGAAGACGTCACCCGGGTAGGCCTCGCGGCCCGGCGGACGACGCAGGAGGAGCGACACCGCACGGTAGGCCTCGGCCTGCTTCGACAGGTCGTCGAAGATGATCAGGACGTGCTTGCCGCCGTACATCCAGTGCTGGCCGATGGCCGAACCGGTGTAGGGGGCGAGGTACTTGAAGCCAGCCGGGTCGGAGGCCGGGGCGGCGACGATGGTGGTGTACTCCATCGCGCCGGCGTCCTCGAGCGCACCCTTGACGGAGGCGATCGTGGAACCCTTCTGGCCGATCGCGACGTAGATGCAGCGGACCTGCTTGTCCTCGTCGCCCGACTCCCAGTTGGCCTTCTGGTTGATGATCGTGTCGATCGCGATGGCCGTCTTGCCGGTCTGGCGGTCGCCGATGATCAGCTGACGCTGGCCGCGGCCGACCGGGATCATCGCGTCGATCGCCTTGATGCCGGTCTGGAGCGGTTCGTGGACCGACTTGCGGGACATGACGCCCGGTGCCTGGAGCTCGAGGGCGCGGCGGCCCTCGGCCTGGATCTCGCCGAGACCGTCGATCGGGTTGCCGAGCGGGTCGACCACGCGACCGAGGAAGCCGTCGCCGACGGGGGCCGACAGGACCTCTCCGGTGCGGGTGACCTCCTGGCCCTCTTCGATGCCGCCGAACTCGCCGAGCACGATCGCGCCGATCTCGTCCTCGTCGAGGTTCTGCGCGAGACCGAGGGTCCCGTCCTCGAAGCGGATGAGCTCGTTCGCCATGACGCCGGGGAGGCCCTCGACGTGTGCGATGCCGTCACCGGCGTCGGTGACGTGCCCGACCTCGGCCGTGGAGGCCTTCGTCGGCTCGTAGTTCGAGACGAAGTCCTTCAGGGCATCACGGATCTCATCGGGGCTGATGGTGATGTCTGCCATGGGATTTTCCTTGTTGGTTTCCGGGGCCCTTCGGCTCCGAGAGGGTGATGCTGCCCGGTGAGGGACAGTTCCCGTTGTGGACTTGGAGGAGTCGGCTTCGACGGTACGCTCAGCCGGCCAGCTGGAGCCGGAGCTCCGACAGGCGCGTGGACACCGTGCCGTCGATGACGTCGCCACCGACCTGCACGCGCACACCGCCGACGACCGTGGGGTCGACGACCTGGTTGACGCTGACGTCCTTGCCGTACCGCTCGGCGATGCCACGGGCGACGCGTGCCGCCTGGCCGTCGGAGAGCGGCGTCGCGGTGATGACCGTCGCGACGACCTTGCCGGCCTGGTCGGCCACGATGCGCGAGGCGTCACGGACGATCTCACCGATGCGGCGGCCACGGGGCTGCTG
Coding sequences within it:
- the atpD gene encoding F0F1 ATP synthase subunit beta, giving the protein MTDTATTAVETSSAPGVGRIARVTGPVVDIEFPHDAIPDIYNLLHTTVSIGDQSQEIGLEVAQHLGDDLVRAISLKPTDGLVRGQEVRDSGAPISVPVGDVTKGKVFDVLGNVLNTDEKLEITERWPIHRKAPAFDQLESKTTMFETGIKSIDLLTPYVQGGKIGLFGGAGVGKTVLIQEMIQRVAQDHGGVSVFAGVGERTREGNDLIGEMEEAGVFDKTALVFGQMDEPPGTRLRVALSALTMAEYFRDVQKQDVLLFIDNIFRFTQAGSEVSTLLGRMPSAVGYQPNLADEMGVLQERITSTRGHSITSLQAIYVPADDYTDPAPATTFAHLDATTELSREIASQGLYPAIDPLTSTSRIMDPRYLGADHYETATRVKQILQKNKELQEIIAILGVDELSEEDKITVERARRIQQFLSQNTYMAKKFTGVEGSTVPLKDTIESFRAIADGEFDHVATQAFFNVGGINDVEEKWAQIQKENR
- the atpA gene encoding F0F1 ATP synthase subunit alpha, whose protein sequence is MADITISPDEIRDALKDFVSNYEPTKASTAEVGHVTDAGDGIAHVEGLPGVMANELIRFEDGTLGLAQNLDEDEIGAIVLGEFGGIEEGQEVTRTGEVLSAPVGDGFLGRVVDPLGNPIDGLGEIQAEGRRALELQAPGVMSRKSVHEPLQTGIKAIDAMIPVGRGQRQLIIGDRQTGKTAIAIDTIINQKANWESGDEDKQVRCIYVAIGQKGSTIASVKGALEDAGAMEYTTIVAAPASDPAGFKYLAPYTGSAIGQHWMYGGKHVLIIFDDLSKQAEAYRAVSLLLRRPPGREAYPGDVFYLHSRLLERCAKLSDDLGAGSMTGLPIIETKANDVSAYIPTNVISITDGQIFLQSDLFNANQRPAVDVGISVSRVGGDAQVKSIKKVSGTLKLELAQYRSLEAFAMFASDLDQASRRQLDRGARLTELLKQPQYSPYPVEEQVVSIWAGTNGKLDEVPVSDVLRFEAELLEHLRRNSDVLTTLRETNQLSDDTVAAMDREIDAFKKGFQTSDGKTLGSEQFDAADAEDVDQEQIVKGRR
- a CDS encoding F0F1 ATP synthase subunit epsilon; translated protein: MAALTVSVVSADREVWTGDATMVVARTTEGQIGILAGHEPLLATLAQGQVRITRADGSTVTADAEDGFLSVEHDTVTIVARQAALAS
- a CDS encoding F0F1 ATP synthase subunit gamma, which gives rise to MAAQVRVYRQRIKSAKTTKKVTRAMELISASRIQKAQARMAASGPYSRAVTRAVSAVATFSNVDHVLTTEPETSTRAAVVLFTSDRGLNGAFSTNVLKQGEELASLLRSEGKDVVFYLVGRKSVGYFAFRERPSERQWIGGTDQPEFSTAKEIGDAVVSKFLQDTAEGGVDEIHIVFNRFISLATQEPQVVRLLPLEVVEGVEEPSDGEPLPLYEFEPDADAVLDALLPVYIESRIFNAMLQSAASEHAARQKAMKSASDNADSLINEFTRLANNARQAEITQQISEIVGGADALSSKKK